The following proteins come from a genomic window of Acinetobacter baumannii:
- a CDS encoding ABC transporter permease, whose translation MLAYVIRRLWQMIPTMLGVVLLIFILFNWVGGDPAYILAGKMSNPEQIENIRKQLGVDQPYYVQLWIFIKQILTFDYGASWSTGESVSQIILTRLGPSLTLLIPLTILQTVISIILALAVAAVRGSLTDRMVMMLCTIGMSISILVYIIVFQYVLAYQLSWFPVQGWSDSFTDNLFKFSLLPILIMLVVSIAPTLRLYRSFVLDEVNQDYVRTARAKGVGESRILSVHVLRNASIPIITDVMSNLPALLIGAFLIERFFGIPGIGREVIIAVERSDFPVIKAITVYIAAATMIFNLIADLVYKVVDPRVQLK comes from the coding sequence ATGCTGGCATATGTTATTCGGCGTTTATGGCAGATGATTCCGACCATGTTGGGAGTAGTGCTGCTTATTTTTATCTTATTTAATTGGGTCGGTGGAGATCCTGCCTATATTTTGGCAGGTAAGATGTCTAACCCTGAGCAGATTGAAAATATCCGTAAACAGTTAGGTGTTGATCAACCTTATTATGTTCAACTTTGGATTTTTATTAAGCAAATTCTTACTTTTGACTATGGCGCAAGTTGGAGCACAGGTGAATCCGTTTCACAAATTATCTTAACCCGATTAGGACCGTCGCTCACACTTTTAATTCCACTCACCATTTTACAAACAGTTATTTCAATTATTTTAGCATTGGCTGTAGCGGCAGTACGTGGCTCTCTAACTGATCGTATGGTCATGATGCTATGTACCATCGGTATGTCGATTAGTATTTTGGTTTACATTATTGTTTTTCAATATGTTCTGGCTTATCAACTGAGCTGGTTCCCAGTACAGGGATGGAGCGATAGTTTTACCGACAATTTATTTAAGTTTTCCTTACTACCAATTCTAATCATGCTGGTGGTGAGTATTGCACCTACTTTACGTTTATATCGTAGCTTTGTGCTTGATGAAGTAAATCAGGATTATGTGAGAACCGCACGTGCTAAAGGTGTAGGGGAAAGCCGAATTTTAAGTGTGCATGTTCTACGTAATGCCTCAATTCCGATTATTACTGATGTGATGTCAAATTTACCGGCATTATTGATAGGTGCATTTTTAATTGAACGCTTTTTTGGTATTCCCGGTATTGGTCGTGAAGTGATTATTGCTGTAGAGCGTAGTGATTTTCCTGTCATCAAAGCCATTACTGTATATATTGCAGCTGCAACCATGATTTTTAATTTGATTGCGGACTTGGTCTACAAAGTGGTTGATCCACGTGTACAGTTGAAGTAG
- a CDS encoding TonB-dependent receptor, translated as MKKKYNVRSQATPKIGKTILKLSTLSLSMMCLTMAQAAETEQSSTDEKPTKVVKVAVTGSSIKGVAAQSASPITVVKVDEILKQGVTTTEEALAKISANQSNFVTASNVGTSKTAGSAANLRALGANKTLVLLNGRRLAANAYDSGVTNLNIIPLAMLDRIEVLRDGASSIYGTDAIGGVINFITKKQFTGLNLTAGYQKPEQKGGEQQDYSIFGGFGDLDENGYNFFGVVDYRKGDDVMAKDRKVSRRGGILPELDVNRTSSGSFPANVPGLGNPYASTGCGNNPLNSNDDGTCRYNSQAVIGIVPKTEDISAMGRATFKLNDNFNAIAEYLYARSEVTTSVAPDVFFDLTLDPSSKYYPGKGITPALAGATGTIPLYLRSQSGNRVSNSINQSHRLFAGIEGETHGWDINSGVTYAHSSASDAIVSGYLNFDKTQEALNNGILNPFGPQNPEDANVWNELGVEGKYLKANLDTTTVDFTASRPIFKLPAGDVAFAVGASYRYEDWTSKVVTDVARVAPSTGVDPDEPVNTGDRNIKSVFTEFHIPLHKTLEAQIAARYDDYNDFGDTFNPKFALRWEPIKQLMFRTTYSTGFRAPTLWEVNGANSITNTGASYNDPVLCPGGVVQPGGKKERDCNMQFDRQNGGNKTLDPEESKSFTAGLVFEPIKNLAFTLDYFNIEVDKQIATLSETAIFNDPVKYADKFVRNPDGSLDYIITTQQNLGGIKTSGFDVGLSWVSPMTVTGRFGFNIDGTYITDYKYQAEPDGEWIGVAGSYSGLDYQSIILRWKHTANLNWNYENWALNLQQNFSRGYQDQNSNGQNHRVSDYTTYNISGTYKGFKNLEVTAGIKNIFDEDPPASNVIDNFQMGYDPRYADPLGRTYFVRGTYKF; from the coding sequence ATGAAAAAAAAATACAATGTTCGATCTCAGGCAACCCCCAAGATTGGCAAAACAATTCTTAAATTAAGCACCCTTAGTTTAAGCATGATGTGTCTTACCATGGCACAAGCAGCAGAAACGGAACAATCAAGTACCGATGAAAAACCAACAAAAGTCGTAAAAGTTGCCGTTACAGGTTCTTCAATTAAAGGGGTTGCGGCACAAAGTGCTTCGCCAATTACCGTGGTGAAAGTTGATGAAATCTTAAAACAAGGGGTAACAACAACTGAAGAGGCTTTGGCAAAGATCAGCGCAAACCAGTCTAATTTTGTTACTGCCAGCAACGTAGGTACAAGTAAAACAGCTGGCTCGGCAGCAAACCTTAGAGCCTTGGGTGCCAATAAGACACTTGTTTTACTTAATGGCCGTCGATTAGCTGCAAATGCATATGACAGTGGCGTTACCAATTTAAATATTATTCCACTCGCAATGTTAGACCGTATTGAGGTTTTACGAGATGGCGCCTCTTCCATTTATGGTACCGATGCAATTGGCGGGGTAATTAACTTCATTACTAAAAAGCAGTTTACAGGACTTAATCTGACTGCCGGCTATCAAAAACCAGAACAAAAAGGCGGCGAGCAGCAAGACTACAGCATTTTTGGGGGTTTTGGTGATTTAGACGAAAATGGCTATAACTTTTTTGGTGTTGTAGACTATCGCAAAGGCGATGATGTCATGGCCAAAGACCGTAAAGTTAGTCGGCGTGGAGGAATATTACCCGAATTAGATGTCAATAGAACCAGTAGTGGTTCATTCCCTGCCAATGTCCCAGGTTTAGGTAACCCTTACGCATCCACTGGTTGTGGTAATAATCCTCTTAATAGTAACGATGATGGAACTTGTCGATACAACAGCCAAGCCGTGATTGGAATTGTTCCTAAAACAGAAGACATCTCAGCTATGGGCCGAGCAACTTTTAAATTAAATGATAATTTTAACGCGATTGCAGAATATTTATATGCAAGAAGTGAAGTCACTACTTCAGTTGCACCAGATGTTTTTTTTGATCTGACGCTTGATCCTAGTAGTAAATATTATCCAGGTAAAGGTATCACTCCAGCTTTAGCTGGCGCTACGGGAACTATCCCTCTGTATCTACGTTCACAATCGGGTAATCGTGTAAGTAATAGTATTAACCAATCACATAGATTATTTGCGGGTATCGAGGGTGAAACTCATGGTTGGGATATTAACTCCGGGGTTACCTATGCTCATAGTAGTGCATCGGATGCTATCGTAAGTGGCTATTTAAATTTTGATAAAACACAAGAAGCTTTAAACAATGGTATTTTAAACCCATTCGGACCACAAAACCCTGAAGATGCCAATGTATGGAATGAGTTAGGAGTTGAAGGCAAATACTTAAAAGCTAACCTAGATACAACTACTGTCGATTTCACGGCAAGCCGACCTATATTTAAATTACCAGCTGGAGACGTGGCTTTTGCAGTTGGAGCAAGCTATCGTTATGAAGATTGGACTTCAAAAGTCGTTACTGATGTTGCCCGAGTGGCACCTAGCACAGGTGTCGATCCTGATGAGCCAGTAAATACTGGCGATCGTAATATTAAATCGGTATTTACCGAATTTCATATCCCCCTTCATAAAACTTTAGAAGCTCAAATCGCTGCTCGTTATGATGACTACAACGATTTTGGTGATACTTTTAATCCGAAATTTGCACTTCGTTGGGAACCTATTAAACAGTTAATGTTCCGTACAACTTATAGCACAGGTTTCAGAGCACCAACACTTTGGGAAGTTAATGGTGCAAATTCGATAACTAATACAGGTGCATCATATAATGATCCTGTGCTTTGCCCTGGTGGAGTTGTACAACCAGGAGGAAAAAAAGAACGCGATTGTAATATGCAATTCGACAGACAAAATGGAGGTAATAAAACTCTAGATCCAGAAGAATCAAAATCTTTTACCGCTGGCTTAGTGTTTGAACCAATTAAAAATTTAGCTTTTACTCTCGATTACTTCAATATCGAAGTCGACAAGCAAATTGCTACACTTTCAGAAACTGCTATTTTTAATGACCCAGTGAAATATGCAGACAAATTTGTACGTAATCCTGATGGCTCATTAGATTATATTATTACAACCCAACAAAATTTAGGTGGAATTAAAACTTCTGGTTTTGACGTCGGCTTAAGTTGGGTTTCTCCAATGACTGTTACAGGTCGATTCGGTTTCAATATTGATGGTACATATATAACAGATTACAAATATCAAGCCGAACCAGATGGAGAATGGATAGGTGTTGCAGGGTCATATAGCGGCTTAGACTATCAATCCATTATTCTGCGGTGGAAACATACTGCAAACCTAAATTGGAATTATGAAAACTGGGCTTTAAACCTACAACAAAACTTCTCTCGTGGGTACCAAGATCAAAACTCTAACGGCCAAAACCATAGAGTCAGCGACTATACAACATACAATATTTCAGGCACTTATAAAGGCTTTAAAAATCTAGAAGTTACAGCAGGTATTAAGAATATCTTTGATGAAGACCCTCCTGCTTCTAATGTAATTGATAACTTCCAAATGGGGTATGACCCACGTTACGCAGATCCTTTAGGACGTACTTACTTTGTACGAGGTACATATAAGTTCTAA
- a CDS encoding ABC transporter permease, which produces MLSVLSKRKLETQTAPASAGLWRLAMRRLRADKIAMASLIVVLFYLIVLILSLTGVIASDWNKEVAVSYAPPTFIGADKTTEALKSTAAVDEELPENPVDPLKDVIHQLKAEIKQEKSSGSAIDYYGVVDPLADDMKAIDQQLGGHLLDQQSELKSTLIFGADKWGQDVLKKTIKGAETSIIVGLVSALLAVTLGTLLGAVSGYFGGWVDDILNWFYNIFTSIPYLLLVLAIAAVLQQKGILSIVLILGLTGWTGVYRLIRAEYMKHTAREYVLAAKAIGVGHFRRMFIHIFPNVSHIALVQMSILVVSFIKSEVILSFLGFGVPVGVVSWGSMLNEAQSELLLGKWWQLVAASVAMAVLVTAFSMFTDALRDALDPKLK; this is translated from the coding sequence ATGCTGAGTGTTTTATCAAAAAGAAAGTTAGAAACCCAGACCGCTCCTGCTTCAGCGGGGCTATGGCGACTTGCCATGCGTCGCCTTCGGGCCGATAAAATTGCAATGGCATCGCTCATTGTTGTGTTGTTCTATTTGATCGTATTAATACTATCTCTAACGGGTGTGATTGCATCTGATTGGAATAAAGAAGTTGCTGTCAGTTATGCGCCTCCAACATTTATAGGTGCAGATAAGACAACTGAAGCTTTGAAAAGTACAGCCGCTGTAGATGAGGAATTGCCGGAAAATCCAGTCGATCCCTTAAAAGATGTAATTCACCAACTCAAGGCTGAAATCAAACAAGAAAAGAGCTCTGGAAGTGCAATTGATTATTATGGTGTAGTTGATCCATTAGCTGATGATATGAAAGCAATTGATCAGCAACTCGGTGGACATTTACTTGATCAGCAAAGTGAACTAAAAAGTACCCTAATTTTTGGTGCTGACAAATGGGGACAAGACGTCCTTAAAAAAACCATTAAAGGCGCTGAAACTTCAATTATCGTAGGGCTTGTCTCTGCCTTATTGGCAGTCACATTAGGAACGCTTTTAGGGGCAGTTTCAGGTTATTTTGGTGGTTGGGTCGATGATATTCTCAACTGGTTTTATAATATTTTTACTTCCATTCCATATTTATTATTAGTTCTTGCGATTGCTGCTGTACTACAACAAAAGGGTATTTTATCTATTGTTCTGATTTTAGGCTTAACGGGCTGGACAGGTGTCTATCGGTTAATTCGTGCTGAATATATGAAACATACCGCACGCGAATATGTACTTGCAGCTAAAGCGATTGGTGTCGGTCATTTTCGCCGTATGTTTATTCATATTTTTCCTAACGTCAGCCATATTGCATTGGTCCAAATGTCTATTTTGGTGGTTTCTTTTATTAAATCGGAAGTGATTTTGAGTTTCTTAGGGTTCGGTGTGCCAGTAGGTGTAGTGTCTTGGGGCAGTATGTTAAATGAAGCACAAAGTGAACTTCTTTTAGGTAAGTGGTGGCAGCTTGTCGCAGCCTCTGTCGCAATGGCGGTTTTGGTTACGGCATTTTCAATGTTTACTGATGCGCTACGCGATGCATTAGACCCGAAACTAAAATAA
- a CDS encoding ABC transporter substrate-binding protein: MMTENLKQKLKHCSVGLFFAGMALTGSISIFAKSPADPNKVLRYVFPTAETGFDPAYVHDLYSAHVLTSIFETLYTYDYLARPAKLIPHVATAMPEVSADGLTYTIHIKKGIYFTADPAFKGKPRELTAYDYAYSFKRLLDPNLRSPNSWLLEDKIEGMNALVKAANKSGKFNYDQNVSGLQTPDKYTLVIRLVKPDYNFPLLLAHDPTGAVAREVIEKYKDKAGFVMGHPVGTGPYMLSKWIPASRIVLKANPEYRGFTWNFNASSPGDEAIVKRLKGKQMPQIGTIDIQVMEENQSRWLAFQRGEVDIIQLEGQLVSKAIKDGKLRPELAKEGVQLSRIVDPEISYIYWNLKDPVVGGMSKEKIALRRAIAMSRSIDQEIKLVRNSDAERLHFPVPPGVVGYDPQYRSSTPYSVKAANLLLDRYHYKKDASGWRTQPNGKPLVVEYKARNDSIGQQSAELWKKNFDSLHIRMVYKPMLFSDLLRSQKQCEGMFGSSAWIADYPDGDNFMQNFYGPNTHMTNWSCGSIPEFDELYRQSQQVKPGPERDALYRKMTRLLEVYMPVQMSYARYRNMLAQPRIIGYKKHPILHAEWMYFDIDTNTKSNH, encoded by the coding sequence ATCATGACCGAAAATTTAAAACAAAAGCTTAAGCACTGTAGTGTCGGCCTATTCTTTGCCGGAATGGCTTTAACGGGTTCTATATCTATTTTTGCGAAAAGCCCAGCCGATCCAAATAAAGTTTTGCGTTATGTATTCCCAACAGCTGAAACAGGCTTCGACCCAGCTTATGTACATGACTTATATTCAGCGCATGTACTCACATCTATATTTGAAACTTTATATACCTATGACTATTTGGCAAGACCAGCAAAATTAATCCCACACGTGGCTACGGCTATGCCAGAAGTGAGTGCAGATGGACTGACTTATACCATTCATATTAAGAAGGGTATTTACTTTACAGCCGACCCAGCGTTTAAAGGTAAACCTAGAGAGTTAACAGCTTACGATTATGCATATTCTTTTAAGCGGTTATTAGACCCGAATTTACGCTCACCCAATAGTTGGTTATTGGAAGATAAAATTGAAGGTATGAATGCTTTAGTCAAAGCAGCCAATAAATCCGGAAAATTTAATTACGATCAAAATGTAAGTGGTTTACAAACACCTGATAAGTACACTTTGGTGATTCGGTTAGTAAAACCAGACTATAACTTTCCTTTATTACTGGCCCATGATCCGACAGGTGCGGTGGCACGCGAAGTCATCGAGAAATATAAAGATAAAGCTGGTTTTGTTATGGGGCATCCGGTAGGAACCGGACCTTATATGCTCAGTAAGTGGATACCTGCCTCACGTATAGTTTTAAAAGCAAATCCTGAATATCGAGGTTTTACCTGGAACTTTAATGCCAGTAGCCCCGGGGATGAAGCAATTGTAAAGCGCCTTAAAGGTAAACAAATGCCTCAAATCGGCACAATTGATATTCAGGTCATGGAAGAAAACCAGTCACGATGGTTAGCATTCCAGCGTGGTGAGGTAGATATCATTCAGCTTGAAGGGCAATTAGTTTCAAAAGCGATTAAAGACGGTAAATTAAGACCCGAGCTTGCAAAAGAAGGTGTGCAATTATCTCGTATTGTTGATCCAGAAATTAGTTATATCTATTGGAATCTCAAAGATCCCGTTGTTGGAGGAATGAGTAAAGAAAAAATTGCCTTACGCCGTGCTATTGCGATGTCCCGTTCAATAGATCAAGAGATTAAATTGGTAAGGAATAGTGATGCAGAACGTCTTCATTTCCCAGTTCCACCTGGTGTAGTGGGATATGACCCACAGTATAGAAGTAGTACACCATATTCAGTAAAAGCAGCCAATCTGCTGTTGGATCGATATCACTACAAAAAAGATGCTTCTGGTTGGCGTACACAACCAAACGGCAAGCCGCTCGTGGTCGAATATAAAGCGCGCAATGACAGTATTGGCCAACAAAGTGCTGAACTTTGGAAGAAAAACTTCGATAGCCTACATATTCGCATGGTGTATAAGCCAATGCTTTTTTCAGACTTACTTCGATCACAAAAACAATGTGAGGGAATGTTTGGTTCTTCTGCATGGATAGCTGATTATCCGGATGGGGATAATTTTATGCAGAATTTTTATGGCCCAAATACTCATATGACTAACTGGTCTTGTGGTTCGATACCAGAGTTTGATGAGTTGTACCGCCAGTCTCAACAAGTGAAGCCAGGCCCAGAAAGAGATGCGTTATATCGAAAAATGACGCGCTTGTTAGAGGTTTATATGCCTGTGCAAATGTCTTATGCACGCTATCGCAATATGTTGGCCCAACCACGAATTATTGGATATAAGAAGCATCCGATTTTACATGCTGAATGGATGTACTTCGATATTGATACAAATACGAAATCTAATCATTAA
- a CDS encoding ABC transporter substrate-binding protein, giving the protein MGMNLKLKFFKLAILSLAITSVPCAYAITPAQPNKILHVAYEAPDDGFDMVKTTNFYSANIAEAIFEPLLKYDYLARPLQLVPNTVESLPKVEQDGKVYIFKIKPGIYFTNDPAFKGKRRELVAEDYVYTIKRILDPKNRAPSVSFIDGKLQGADVVVAQAKKTGKFDYAAPIAGLKAIDRYTLQFTLTRQDFNFPYILAYIAFGGVAKEVVDYYGDRIGMHPVGTGPYMLSKYVPRSKVELVANPDYRGFVWNFKSTGTPWDNQLVKEMSGKKMPQVGKVVVSIIEEEQSRWLAFQSGQLDFDKLTANAVPQALDGNQLKASFKKRGIKHYPNKDPEITYTMMNMRDPVIGGFSLEKIALRRAITLSYNQKESIQQAYKSQAVRSQMFIPEGVNGYNPKYKSSVGYNPLLANKLLDYYGYKKAADGYRTLPNGKPLILKINTENSSASVIHSELWKKNLDAIGIRADFKVSNFADNLKAATQCKYMIWSGAWIADYPEGDNFAQLLYGPNAGQGNHACYQSKTYDALYTQAIHLPPQQRLPYYEKLNRQIEADNPWIIHVTRIRNWLIQPQVQGFKAHPMMNTNWQYLDITPIKK; this is encoded by the coding sequence GTGGGTATGAACTTGAAATTAAAATTTTTTAAGCTCGCCATTTTAAGTCTGGCTATTACATCAGTTCCTTGTGCTTACGCAATTACGCCAGCGCAACCAAACAAAATTTTGCATGTTGCCTATGAGGCCCCAGATGATGGCTTCGATATGGTTAAAACCACCAATTTCTATAGCGCTAATATTGCTGAGGCAATTTTTGAGCCTTTACTCAAATATGACTATTTAGCACGTCCATTACAGTTAGTTCCCAATACTGTAGAAAGCCTGCCCAAAGTGGAACAAGACGGTAAAGTTTATATATTTAAAATTAAGCCGGGTATCTATTTTACCAATGATCCAGCTTTTAAAGGTAAACGCCGTGAGTTAGTGGCTGAAGACTACGTCTATACAATTAAACGTATTTTAGACCCTAAAAATAGAGCGCCTTCTGTTTCTTTTATTGATGGTAAGTTACAAGGTGCCGATGTGGTTGTAGCTCAAGCAAAGAAAACTGGAAAATTTGATTATGCTGCTCCAATTGCAGGGCTTAAAGCGATTGATCGATATACTCTACAATTTACTCTGACTCGCCAAGACTTTAATTTTCCTTATATTCTTGCCTATATTGCATTTGGTGGTGTTGCTAAAGAGGTTGTTGATTATTACGGTGATCGTATTGGCATGCATCCAGTAGGTACTGGTCCTTATATGTTAAGTAAATATGTACCGAGAAGTAAGGTCGAGTTAGTTGCTAATCCTGATTATCGTGGTTTTGTCTGGAATTTTAAGTCAACAGGAACACCTTGGGATAACCAACTTGTTAAGGAAATGTCTGGAAAGAAAATGCCACAAGTTGGCAAGGTGGTGGTCAGTATTATTGAAGAAGAGCAGTCACGATGGTTAGCTTTTCAGTCTGGACAACTAGACTTTGATAAACTCACAGCGAATGCTGTTCCTCAAGCTTTAGATGGAAATCAGCTTAAAGCTTCTTTTAAGAAGAGAGGAATTAAGCACTATCCAAATAAGGATCCTGAGATTACCTATACTATGATGAATATGCGTGATCCGGTGATTGGTGGTTTTAGCCTAGAAAAAATAGCGCTTCGTAGAGCAATTACTCTGTCATACAATCAAAAAGAAAGCATACAACAAGCTTATAAAAGTCAGGCTGTTAGATCACAAATGTTTATACCTGAAGGTGTAAACGGATATAACCCTAAATATAAAAGTAGCGTAGGATATAATCCGCTGTTAGCAAATAAACTACTTGATTATTATGGTTATAAAAAAGCGGCTGATGGCTACCGGACCTTACCAAATGGCAAACCTTTAATTTTAAAAATCAATACAGAAAATAGCTCAGCATCGGTTATTCATTCAGAACTCTGGAAAAAAAATCTAGATGCGATTGGCATTCGAGCTGACTTTAAGGTAAGTAACTTTGCAGATAACTTAAAAGCCGCTACTCAATGTAAATATATGATCTGGAGCGGTGCATGGATTGCTGACTATCCTGAAGGAGATAATTTTGCACAATTACTATATGGACCAAATGCTGGGCAGGGAAACCATGCTTGTTATCAGTCTAAAACCTATGATGCTCTTTATACTCAGGCCATTCATTTACCACCTCAACAACGGCTCCCATATTACGAAAAACTTAACCGTCAGATAGAAGCTGATAACCCTTGGATTATTCATGTAACACGAATTCGTAATTGGTTGATACAGCCTCAAGTTCAGGGGTTTAAAGCTCACCCAATGATGAATACAAACTGGCAATATCTTGATATTACCCCTATTAAAAAATAA
- a CDS encoding M3 family metallopeptidase — translation MKKIGDTMKNNTLKMTTLCMLTIGISQFASAEATRATLPLLKAEQLPTWCDSNLKKIQQEISSFEKTSVKNDAAAAPILAKWDKIFAHLEDFSGPIGLYSNVDPDAKLRKAAEDCEIKINQFHTDIFQNSKLYNVIKNTKATDPIDQKYRQDILDQFEDTGVQLEPAKRARMKAILDELTKLEQEYNRNIRDNPEKLEFTPEEMKGLPESYISGLKKNTKGNYLLGFEYPEYRPFMELADNDDARKKYQIAFTRRGTEQNLKLLKQAIDLRYELAQLFGKASYADWALKDRMAKTPEAVNKFLAEVQKTVAPLERKEVEELRAFKAQTLKTPLDKTEITRWSEAYWSEKLRKSKYQIDQEKLRDYFPTLAAQKWLFAISSDLYGIDFKPVKVKAWQDEVEYYDVVDKKTGKLLGGLYMDKFPREGKYGHAAVWGVYGGSTLTNRLPISVLVTNFNRKGLNSDELETFVHEFGHALHGILSNTRYTSQSGTSVERDFVEAPSQMYEEWARRKETLSKVADYCDPACPRVDDELIARLKAVHNYGRGLRYARQTLYAQYDMALHTADALKVKPLETWQKMEAATALGYVPTTEFPGQFGHLMGGYQAGYYGYMWSEVLALDMLSAYGDNLNNPQVGQRYRQTILSQGSQKPAAELVKDFLGRDPDNKAFFNEITGQRVK, via the coding sequence ATGAAAAAAATTGGAGATACGATGAAAAATAATACACTGAAAATGACTACATTATGTATGTTGACCATAGGTATAAGTCAATTTGCATCGGCTGAAGCGACGCGTGCGACATTACCATTACTCAAAGCAGAGCAACTCCCAACATGGTGTGATTCTAATTTAAAAAAAATTCAGCAAGAGATTTCTAGTTTTGAAAAAACGTCTGTTAAAAATGATGCTGCCGCTGCTCCGATATTAGCCAAGTGGGATAAAATTTTTGCTCATCTTGAAGATTTTTCGGGGCCCATAGGTCTATATAGTAACGTCGACCCAGATGCGAAATTACGTAAGGCAGCAGAAGACTGCGAAATCAAAATTAATCAGTTTCATACGGATATATTCCAAAACTCTAAACTGTATAACGTAATTAAAAATACAAAAGCGACTGATCCAATTGACCAGAAATACCGTCAAGATATTCTGGATCAATTTGAAGACACAGGGGTTCAGTTAGAACCAGCAAAACGCGCAAGAATGAAGGCTATTCTGGATGAGTTGACTAAACTTGAACAAGAATATAACCGTAATATTCGTGATAACCCGGAAAAACTTGAATTTACTCCTGAAGAGATGAAAGGCTTACCGGAAAGTTATATTTCGGGGTTAAAGAAAAATACGAAAGGAAATTATCTATTAGGTTTTGAGTATCCGGAGTATCGCCCCTTCATGGAGCTAGCGGATAATGATGATGCCAGAAAAAAATACCAGATTGCCTTTACACGACGTGGGACTGAACAAAATTTAAAACTACTCAAACAGGCAATAGATTTACGTTATGAACTTGCACAGTTATTTGGAAAAGCAAGTTATGCAGATTGGGCTTTAAAAGACCGAATGGCAAAAACACCAGAAGCTGTAAACAAGTTTTTGGCAGAAGTACAAAAAACTGTAGCACCACTTGAACGTAAAGAAGTAGAAGAGCTTCGTGCCTTTAAAGCACAAACTTTAAAAACACCACTAGATAAAACCGAGATAACGCGCTGGAGTGAAGCTTACTGGAGTGAAAAACTTCGTAAGAGTAAATATCAAATTGATCAGGAAAAGCTTCGTGATTATTTTCCAACTTTAGCTGCTCAAAAATGGTTATTTGCCATTTCATCTGATCTTTACGGTATTGATTTTAAACCTGTCAAAGTTAAAGCATGGCAGGATGAAGTTGAATATTACGATGTAGTTGATAAAAAGACAGGAAAACTCCTTGGTGGCTTATATATGGATAAATTCCCTCGTGAAGGGAAATATGGCCATGCAGCAGTTTGGGGAGTATATGGTGGAAGCACTTTAACCAACCGATTACCGATTTCAGTATTGGTGACCAACTTTAACCGTAAAGGTTTAAATAGTGATGAGCTTGAAACTTTTGTACATGAGTTCGGTCATGCTTTACATGGCATCTTATCAAATACCCGCTATACCAGTCAGTCCGGAACTTCTGTAGAGCGTGATTTTGTAGAAGCACCTTCTCAAATGTATGAAGAGTGGGCACGCCGTAAAGAAACCTTATCTAAAGTGGCCGATTATTGTGATCCAGCTTGTCCACGTGTTGACGATGAATTAATTGCCCGTTTAAAAGCAGTACATAATTATGGCCGTGGCTTGCGTTATGCCCGTCAGACGCTTTATGCACAATATGACATGGCACTTCATACGGCAGATGCCTTAAAAGTAAAACCTTTAGAAACTTGGCAAAAAATGGAAGCTGCTACAGCCTTAGGATATGTGCCAACAACTGAATTCCCCGGGCAATTCGGGCATTTAATGGGTGGTTATCAGGCAGGTTATTACGGTTATATGTGGTCTGAGGTTTTAGCGCTAGACATGCTTTCTGCTTATGGTGACAACCTGAACAACCCACAAGTGGGACAACGTTATCGTCAGACGATTTTATCGCAGGGTAGCCAAAAACCGGCAGCTGAATTGGTTAAAGATTTCCTTGGTCGTGATCCTGACAATAAAGCATTCTTTAACGAAATTACCGGACAACGGGTTAAATAA